The stretch of DNA GACCGCGTCTCGTCCGGAACGGCGGCAAGGGACGAGGCCGGCAAGGCGGCGAGCGCGAGGATCGGGATCCAGAAATGCATATAGCCTCCACCGTTTCCGGCAGAGGCTACATGATTGGCGCCGCTTGGCGAGTCGCTAGCGGTATGCGCGTCAGTCGATCGCGTTCTTGATACCCTTGCCGGCGAGCAGGCCGAGCACGAGGAAGATCACGAACAGCGCGATCGCGATAAAGAACAGGATCTTGGCGATCCCGATGAACGCGCCGCCGATGCCGCCGAAGCCGAGCAGCGCGAG from Sphingomonas faeni encodes:
- a CDS encoding DUF1328 family protein, coding for MLKLAITFLVIGAVLALLGFGGIGGAFIGIAKILFFIAIALFVIFLVLGLLAGKGIKNAID